In one Lasioglossum baleicum chromosome 17, iyLasBale1, whole genome shotgun sequence genomic region, the following are encoded:
- the Magu gene encoding SPARC related modular calcium binding-like protein magu isoform X4 encodes MSEGASTPVCGSDGVTYSSHCRVISKQCQGMSILIKHTGTCPETPACFSARLTARPGARPVCRVDGTYAPVQCHEETGYCWCVTPQGRPLPDTSVRHQRPRCLKPGPRSAASTRSGQRRRSPSWKQRRQYSSKHRNTCDRAEKSKFNGNLIENFKIEYRRTNISTDGDKNVERVLSWKFVTLDKNGDGYLDRAEYKELRRLAKKAVRPKKCARTFARTCDLNRDLKLSRQEWGACLANDFTLRLFLSLNPADERPEVPEAQRTRAMDQVLKGNPAPVHSRPTFNDDPAKTKEDSDANDCLTDRRSVLEDERQHSQEKFYVPECTPDGRYHRVQCYSGYCWCVYQDTGKPIPGTSSKDRTPNCNPVPTPSRPMKGCPEQKKQLFLRDLMDLMQKKMKASGTDSDETTAKWQASKEEQIATWHFVMLDKNKNKVLERKEWKSFRTMVANNRQLQRCGKRLPRYCDINNDRRISMTEWLSCLNAQRPAPSDSMEKASTSKPIRMGPNPLDQILKNDDD; translated from the exons ATGAGCGAAGGTGCGAGCACACCGGTATGCGGGAGCGACGGTGTTACGTATTCCAGTCACTGTCGGGTCATCTCAAAGCAGTGTCAAGGCATGTCCATCCTTATCAAACACACTGGTACTTGTCCAG AGACACCGGCGTGCTTCTCCGCAAGGTTGACCGCCAGGCCGGGTGCGCGACCAGTCTGCCGGGTCGACGGCACTTACGCACCTGTGCAATGTCACGAGGAAACCGGGTACTGTTGGTGCGTGACGCCGCAGGGCAGACCACTGCCCGACACCTCGGTAAGACACCAAAGACCAAGATGTTTGAAACCTGGTCCCAGATCTGCTGCTTCCACCAGGAGCGGGCAAAGAAGGCGCTCGCCGAGCTGGAAGCAGCGAAGGCAGTACAGCAGTAAGCACAGAAACACCTGCGATCGCGCCGAGAAGTCCAAGTTTAACGGCAACTTGATCGAGAACTTCAAGATCGAGTACAGGCGGACCAACATCTCCACCGACG GTGACAAGAACGTGGAGAGGGTGTTGTCGTGGAAATTCGTCACTCTGGACAAGAACGGTGACGGTTACCTGGATAGGGCGGAGTACAAGGAGCTGAGGAGGCTCGCGAAGAAGGCGGTAAGGCCGAAGAAATGTGCTCGCACGTTCGCCCGCACGTGCGACCTAAATCGGGATTTGAAACTCTCCAGGCAAGAATGGGGTGCCTGCCTTGCGAACGACTTCACTC TACGTTTGTTCTTGTCGCTGAACCCCGCAGACGAGCGCCCCGAGGTCCCTGAGGCCCAGAGGACCCGGGCCATGGACCAAG TGTTGAAAGGGAATCCTGCACCGGTGCATTCTCGACCGACTTTCAACGATGATCCTGCGAAAACGAAAGAAGATAGCGATG CGAACGATTGTTTAACCGACAGAAGATCTGTATTGGAAGACGAGAGACAGCATTCTCAAGAGAAATTCTATGTACCTGAATGTACTCCCGATGGAAGGTATCATCGAGTGCAATGTTATTCCGGCTACTGTTGGTGCGTGTACCAAGATACCGGTAAACCGATCCCTGGAACATCTTCTAAAGATCGTACTCCGAATTGCAATCCTGTACCAACTCCTAGCAGGCCCATGAAGG GTTGTCCCGAACAGAAGAAGCAATTGTTTCTACGAGATTTGATGGACCTGATGCAGAAGAAGATGAAAGCCTCTGGAACGGATTCAGATGAGACAACGGCTAAGTGGCAAGCTTCGAAAGAAGAGCAAATAGCGACCTGGCACTTTGTCATGCtcgataaaaacaaaaacaag GTTCTGGAGAGGAAAGAATGGAAAAGTTTCCGTACAATGGTAGCGAATAATAGACAGCTTCAAAGATGCGGCAAAAGATTGCCCAGATACTGTGATATCAACAACGACAGGAGAATCAGTATGACAGAGTGGCTCAGTTGTCTAAACGCGCAACGACCTGCGCCAT